A window of the Xiashengella succiniciproducens genome harbors these coding sequences:
- a CDS encoding HAD family hydrolase, with product MARKLQRIAIAYDFDGTLAPGNMQQHSFIPKLGIDSGEFWKEVKTIARENDMNEILAYMHHMLKRAKEKDIQITKKAFIDHGKGMPLFTGVEEYFKKINDYARSKGLVIEHYIISSGLRDILKGTTIYKEFKVVFASAYKYDVNEVAEWPALAIDYTNKTQFLFRINKGIMNAWDNESINKFMPEDERPMPFNRMIYIGDGETDIPAMKMINFQGGKSIAVYNPNTKSRAGQKAKNITKELVSQGRANYVAPADYSEGSTLFKIIQLCIDSIAAEIELQNYKK from the coding sequence ATGGCAAGAAAGCTACAAAGAATCGCTATTGCATATGACTTTGATGGGACACTGGCCCCTGGTAATATGCAACAACATTCATTCATACCCAAACTAGGGATCGATAGTGGAGAATTTTGGAAAGAAGTTAAAACTATCGCTCGAGAAAATGATATGAATGAAATTTTGGCATACATGCACCACATGTTAAAAAGAGCCAAAGAAAAAGATATTCAGATAACTAAAAAAGCCTTTATTGACCACGGAAAGGGCATGCCATTATTCACTGGAGTAGAGGAGTATTTTAAGAAAATTAATGACTATGCTCGTTCGAAAGGCTTGGTCATTGAGCACTATATCATCTCATCCGGGCTAAGAGATATACTAAAAGGAACTACAATCTATAAAGAATTCAAAGTTGTATTTGCTTCTGCGTACAAATATGATGTTAATGAAGTTGCTGAATGGCCGGCATTGGCCATTGATTATACAAATAAGACTCAGTTTCTTTTTAGAATAAATAAGGGAATTATGAATGCATGGGACAATGAGAGTATAAATAAGTTTATGCCCGAAGATGAAAGACCTATGCCATTTAATCGGATGATATATATAGGTGATGGAGAAACAGATATACCTGCTATGAAAATGATAAATTTTCAAGGTGGTAAATCAATAGCAGTTTACAATCCAAACACAAAATCAAGAGCAGGGCAGAAAGCAAAAAATATTACAAAAGAACTTGTTTCCCAAGGCAGAGCAAATTATGTTGCTCCAGCTGACTATTCTGAAGGAAGCACACTTTTTAAAATCATCCAGCTTTGCATAGACTCGATTGCGGCAGAAATTGAATTACAGAATTATAAAAAGTAG
- a CDS encoding AAA family ATPase — MKAKLTKFRVQNFRSIEDSGWIDAENVTCLVGTNESGKTNLLLALWKLNPANNEPIAPLIDYPRKKYHNYSSTKGEEIFISAQFDFDSLVAEKLSQTTGWHQSLVKEIVVSRKYNGDYEYQYSQNKLSSFDGKDLLRVFELLLDKFNDSELQSKEEKTDLDKINSFIESEKSKIVSDKNYSQSDIIQIKNSFEQFLETNYKRKVNINAFFTDNFFKEVKKVIKAFDDNGIKITTECIDIIKDNLPTFVYYSDYGNLDSEIYLPHVIDNFNRTDLGEKERAKARSLKVLFEFVKLSPEQILQLGKEALPIRVIEHTTDHYGRKTKTGEHIEEAKDKDIEEESRNKKERGILLQSASTTLTQDFASWWKQGKYIFDFQADGNHFRIWVSDDKRPERIELEGRSKGLQWFFSFFLVFLVESKDSHSNCILLLDEPGISLHPVAQMDLIAFFNSLANENQLIYTTHSPFLVSTNNLSGVHAMYIGDNGESVVSSDLRANKKISEKSIYPIHAAIGITVSDTLLIGCQPVLVEGVSDQIYLQQIKKYVLAEGKYKNDKEVVFIPTGGVKGMSPVVKILLGREDNLPYVIMDSDKPGKDKIKQLHNGLYAEEKEKVIPVSEFIGEGEFEIEDLMPLDELARIFAKQYRRVNSEDEFDYLYDKNAPIVNQMEAFAKNNGYTLTEGWKVDLAKEFQRNFERIVTRCGDDVKERWLKLIEKVTS, encoded by the coding sequence ATGAAAGCGAAACTTACAAAATTCAGAGTGCAAAACTTCCGCTCAATTGAAGATTCGGGTTGGATAGATGCAGAAAATGTTACCTGCCTTGTAGGTACTAACGAATCAGGGAAAACCAATTTATTACTTGCTCTTTGGAAGTTAAACCCTGCTAATAATGAACCAATAGCCCCATTAATAGACTATCCGAGAAAGAAATATCACAATTATAGTAGCACTAAAGGCGAAGAAATCTTCATTAGTGCACAATTTGATTTTGATAGTTTAGTAGCTGAGAAATTGTCTCAAACAACTGGGTGGCACCAAAGTTTGGTTAAGGAAATCGTTGTAAGCCGAAAATACAATGGGGATTATGAATACCAGTATTCACAGAATAAACTATCTTCTTTTGATGGTAAGGATTTATTGAGGGTATTTGAGTTGCTGCTTGATAAATTTAACGATTCTGAATTGCAGTCAAAAGAGGAAAAAACAGATTTAGATAAAATTAATAGTTTTATTGAATCGGAGAAAAGTAAAATTGTTTCAGATAAAAATTATTCACAATCTGATATTATTCAGATTAAAAACTCCTTTGAGCAGTTTTTGGAAACTAACTATAAAAGGAAGGTAAACATAAACGCTTTCTTCACCGATAATTTCTTTAAAGAAGTAAAAAAGGTAATAAAGGCGTTTGATGATAACGGAATTAAAATTACCACAGAATGTATTGATATCATAAAAGACAATCTTCCCACATTTGTTTATTATTCTGACTATGGTAATCTGGATTCTGAAATTTATTTACCACATGTAATTGATAATTTTAACCGAACAGATTTAGGAGAAAAAGAAAGAGCTAAAGCGAGAAGTTTAAAAGTGCTATTTGAGTTCGTAAAGCTATCTCCCGAACAAATATTACAACTAGGAAAAGAAGCTTTGCCAATTAGAGTTATTGAACATACAACAGATCACTACGGACGAAAAACCAAGACAGGAGAACACATTGAGGAGGCAAAAGATAAAGATATTGAAGAAGAGAGCAGAAATAAAAAAGAAAGAGGAATTCTTTTGCAGTCTGCATCCACAACTCTAACCCAAGATTTTGCTTCATGGTGGAAGCAAGGAAAATACATTTTTGATTTTCAGGCTGATGGAAATCATTTTAGAATATGGGTAAGCGATGATAAACGACCTGAAAGAATTGAGTTGGAAGGAAGAAGCAAAGGTTTACAATGGTTCTTTAGCTTCTTTTTGGTCTTTTTGGTAGAAAGTAAAGATTCTCATTCCAACTGTATATTGTTATTGGATGAACCTGGTATTTCGTTACACCCAGTTGCTCAGATGGATTTAATAGCTTTTTTCAATTCATTGGCGAATGAAAACCAACTGATTTATACAACACACTCACCGTTTTTAGTAAGTACCAATAATTTGAGTGGCGTTCACGCTATGTATATTGGGGACAATGGGGAATCTGTTGTGTCAAGCGATTTAAGAGCCAACAAGAAAATTTCGGAAAAATCTATATATCCGATACATGCTGCAATTGGAATTACTGTGTCTGACACTTTACTCATTGGTTGTCAGCCTGTTTTAGTGGAAGGGGTTTCAGATCAAATATATCTTCAGCAAATCAAAAAATATGTATTGGCAGAAGGAAAATATAAAAATGATAAAGAAGTTGTATTTATCCCTACAGGAGGAGTAAAAGGGATGTCACCAGTCGTTAAAATTCTGTTAGGTAGAGAAGACAATTTGCCTTATGTCATTATGGATTCCGATAAACCTGGTAAAGATAAGATCAAACAATTGCATAACGGCTTATATGCAGAGGAAAAAGAAAAAGTGATTCCTGTTTCGGAATTTATCGGAGAGGGAGAATTTGAAATAGAGGACTTAATGCCATTAGATGAATTAGCAAGGATATTTGCCAAGCAATATCGCAGGGTAAATAGTGAAGATGAATTTGACTATTTGTATGATAAAAATGCACCGATCGTTAATCAGATGGAGGCGTTTGCAAAAAATAATGGTTATACACTCACTGAAGGTTGGAAGGTAGATTTGGCAAAAGAATTTCAGAGAAATTTTGAGAGAATTGTTACCCGATGTGGAGATGATGTTAAAGAAAGATGGCTCAAACTTATTGAAAAGGTTACTTCATGA
- a CDS encoding DUF2188 domain-containing protein — MPRKERHVVPNSEKGGWDSKRENAERASKHFDTKKEAMDWSREKAKQEKSELIPHGKDGKIQNPNSYGKDPNPPKDKKRQ; from the coding sequence ATGCCACGTAAAGAAAGACATGTAGTTCCAAACTCCGAAAAAGGTGGTTGGGATTCAAAAAGAGAAAATGCAGAAAGAGCTTCCAAGCATTTTGACACCAAAAAGGAAGCAATGGATTGGAGCCGTGAAAAAGCAAAACAGGAAAAATCTGAATTGATACCACATGGAAAAGACGGAAAGATTCAGAACCCAAACAGTTATGGGAAAGACCCTAATCCGCCAAAGGATAAAAAAAGACAATAA
- a CDS encoding type I restriction endonuclease subunit R, which translates to MDTPSFKEDHISQIPALQMLVNLGYTYLSPAEAERLRGGKTTNVLLEDVLRKQLKEINSIRLSATKTSLFTDENIERGILALKNLPMNEGYIAACEKAYNLLTLGQPLEQSIDGDKKSFTLLYIDWKNIHNNVFHVTEEFSVMRSTSKDHYRPDLVLFVNGIPFCIIECKRPDMREPLKQAISQHLRSQQEDGIRSLYVYAQLILSIATQDAAYATNATPEKFWAKWQEKFEESEKLKEYNEKLKILKNKPLPISIKEHLFSDRFKYVRQYFDALEQEEILPTEQDKYLFGLCRPERLMDLVFNFILFDNGEKKIARYQQFFAIKKSMHRIRQIENGKRKGGVIWHTQGSGKSLTMVMLAQAIAMEPSIRNPKIVLVTDRTDLDDQITKTFRKCGKFVDNATTGQRLVELLESKSDAVVTTIINKFNAAVKKIKKPLESHDIFVLVDEGHRSQYGIFNLDMQKTLPNACYIAMTGTPLFKKDKSTAAKFGGIIDAYTVEQAVSDQAVVPLLYEGRLAIQEVNASPIDTFFEMVSEPLTEYQKADIKKKFARYDHLNSAEQKMRMIAWDISYHFRNNWQGKTPFKGQLVSDKKINAIKYKEYLDEIGIVTSEVLISPIDEREGEESAYEKSSEKVNQFWKRMMDEHGNARSYEKNIINRFKNQKDPEIIIVVDKLLTGFDEPKNTVLYLTRNLLGHKLLQAIARVNRIYPDKDFGYIIDYYGVIENLDDALQMYSSFEDFDEEDLVGTLTNISEEIKKLPQKHSDLWDIFKTIANKRDAEAYQQLLKDEAIRVLFYDKLAAFAKSLKLALSSIQFHKDVEEKTINRYKEDLTMFLKLRLAVVERYSDEIDYKQYEGQIQKLIDTHITTEKIETITELVNIFDKDKFQQEVENTTGKAAKADKIASRTAKHITEKMDEDPAFYKKFSQMLKETIADYEAKRISEAQYLSRVQDIMNNVLAHTDNDIPEQLNERDVAKAFYGLTFEALSEKIQDDAVCKEIATQAALQIDDLIQASVLENGKPIVDWQYKTNITGKLIIEIGDYLIDEVRDKYNVDLSFKDMDKIAEDCIEVAKIRYK; encoded by the coding sequence ATGGACACACCCAGTTTTAAAGAAGACCATATCAGTCAGATTCCGGCATTGCAAATGCTGGTAAACCTGGGCTATACCTATCTCAGCCCGGCTGAGGCCGAGCGGCTCAGAGGTGGCAAAACAACCAACGTGCTGCTGGAAGATGTGCTACGCAAACAGCTGAAAGAAATCAACAGCATTCGGCTTAGCGCTACCAAGACGAGCCTGTTCACCGATGAAAATATTGAACGGGGCATCCTGGCGCTGAAAAATCTGCCCATGAATGAAGGGTATATAGCTGCCTGTGAAAAGGCCTACAACTTGCTCACTTTAGGCCAGCCCCTGGAGCAGAGCATTGACGGGGACAAAAAGAGTTTTACACTCCTATATATCGACTGGAAAAACATCCACAACAATGTTTTTCATGTTACCGAAGAGTTCAGCGTCATGCGCAGCACCAGCAAAGACCATTACCGACCGGATCTGGTGTTGTTTGTGAACGGTATTCCGTTTTGCATCATTGAGTGCAAGCGTCCGGATATGAGAGAACCGCTCAAGCAGGCGATTAGTCAGCATTTACGTAGCCAACAGGAAGATGGGATCAGAAGCTTATATGTATATGCGCAACTGATCTTAAGCATTGCCACACAGGATGCTGCCTACGCTACCAATGCAACACCCGAAAAATTCTGGGCGAAATGGCAAGAGAAATTTGAAGAAAGTGAAAAGTTAAAAGAGTACAATGAAAAGTTGAAGATACTCAAAAACAAACCACTTCCGATTTCTATAAAGGAACATTTGTTTTCTGACCGGTTCAAATACGTTCGGCAATATTTTGATGCTTTGGAGCAGGAAGAAATTCTTCCCACAGAGCAAGACAAATACCTCTTTGGATTGTGCCGCCCCGAACGATTAATGGATCTGGTTTTCAATTTCATTTTGTTTGACAATGGGGAGAAAAAAATTGCCCGCTATCAACAGTTTTTTGCCATCAAAAAATCCATGCATCGCATCAGGCAAATAGAAAATGGCAAGAGAAAGGGCGGCGTAATCTGGCACACCCAGGGGAGCGGTAAATCATTAACCATGGTGATGCTGGCACAGGCTATTGCCATGGAGCCCAGCATCCGCAATCCAAAAATTGTTCTGGTAACCGACAGAACCGATTTGGATGATCAGATTACCAAAACTTTTAGAAAGTGTGGCAAGTTCGTAGATAATGCTACCACAGGACAGCGATTGGTGGAACTACTGGAAAGTAAAAGCGATGCGGTTGTTACCACCATCATCAATAAGTTTAATGCAGCTGTCAAGAAAATTAAAAAGCCACTCGAAAGCCATGACATCTTTGTATTGGTAGATGAGGGGCACCGGAGTCAGTACGGCATCTTTAACCTTGACATGCAGAAAACCTTGCCCAATGCATGCTACATTGCGATGACCGGAACTCCGCTTTTCAAAAAAGATAAAAGCACGGCTGCCAAATTTGGGGGAATCATTGATGCTTACACAGTGGAACAGGCTGTTAGTGACCAGGCAGTTGTACCGCTACTTTATGAAGGACGCCTGGCCATACAGGAAGTAAACGCAAGTCCCATAGATACATTCTTCGAAATGGTTTCTGAGCCCCTGACGGAATATCAAAAAGCGGACATTAAAAAGAAATTTGCTCGTTATGATCACCTGAATTCAGCCGAACAAAAGATGCGGATGATTGCCTGGGACATCAGCTATCATTTCCGGAACAACTGGCAAGGCAAAACTCCTTTTAAAGGTCAGTTGGTTTCTGATAAAAAAATAAATGCGATAAAATATAAAGAGTACCTCGATGAAATCGGTATTGTAACAAGCGAGGTGTTGATTTCACCTATTGACGAACGAGAAGGAGAAGAAAGTGCGTATGAAAAATCATCGGAAAAGGTAAATCAGTTTTGGAAACGAATGATGGACGAACATGGTAATGCCCGGAGTTATGAAAAGAATATCATCAATCGTTTCAAGAACCAAAAGGACCCCGAGATTATCATCGTGGTGGATAAGTTGCTAACGGGATTTGATGAGCCCAAAAACACCGTTCTGTACCTCACACGCAATTTACTGGGTCACAAACTCCTGCAGGCTATTGCCAGGGTTAATCGGATTTATCCGGATAAAGATTTCGGTTACATCATTGACTATTATGGTGTGATTGAAAATTTGGATGATGCTTTGCAGATGTACTCTTCATTTGAAGATTTTGATGAAGAGGATTTGGTAGGAACACTTACCAATATTTCGGAAGAAATTAAAAAACTACCGCAAAAGCATTCAGACCTTTGGGATATTTTCAAAACGATAGCCAACAAACGGGATGCAGAAGCATATCAGCAATTATTAAAAGATGAAGCAATACGAGTTTTATTTTACGATAAATTGGCTGCCTTTGCCAAGAGTTTAAAGCTTGCTTTGTCTTCTATTCAATTTCACAAAGACGTTGAGGAAAAAACCATCAACCGTTACAAAGAAGATTTGACCATGTTCTTGAAACTACGTTTGGCAGTAGTGGAAAGATACAGTGATGAAATTGACTACAAACAATATGAAGGTCAAATTCAAAAACTGATTGACACACACATTACCACAGAGAAAATTGAAACCATCACAGAACTGGTAAACATATTTGACAAGGATAAATTTCAGCAGGAAGTAGAAAACACAACCGGAAAAGCAGCAAAAGCGGACAAGATTGCCAGCAGAACAGCCAAGCACATCACCGAGAAAATGGATGAAGACCCTGCTTTTTACAAGAAGTTTTCGCAAATGCTGAAAGAAACCATTGCTGACTATGAAGCCAAACGCATCAGCGAAGCACAATACCTGAGCAGAGTTCAAGACATCATGAACAATGTTTTGGCTCATACCGACAATGATATTCCTGAACAATTGAATGAGAGAGATGTGGCCAAAGCCTTTTATGGATTGACATTTGAGGCACTATCTGAAAAGATTCAAGATGATGCGGTATGTAAAGAAATCGCAACGCAAGCAGCTTTACAAATTGACGACCTGATTCAAGCTTCAGTATTGGAAAATGGCAAACCGATTGTTGACTGGCAATACAAAACGAATATCACCGGAAAGTTGATCATTGAAATTGGCGATTATTTAATTGATGAAGTACGGGACAAATACAATGTGGACTTGTCATTTAAAGACATGGACAAGATTGCCGAAGATTGTATTGAAGTGGCTAAAATCCGTTACAAGTAA
- a CDS encoding M48 family metallopeptidase: MTAAIQYGSRTIDFRLEYSDRKSLGITVTPEMEVLVKAPADTSLEKVKEKIRKKAPWIIKQQSFFLSFQPKTPSRKYISGETHLYLGRQYRLQIQIGKEESVKLKGKFILVTASEKSRAKDLLYDWYLQHARAKFHAIATPLIEKFKKHKVEPSSIVLRDMPTRWGSCTPKGKIILNPELIKAPKGCIEYVIIHELCHLIHHGHTQKFIDLQTKEMKDWEKWKMKLEKLLA; encoded by the coding sequence ATGACAGCAGCTATACAATATGGAAGTAGAACAATAGATTTTCGTTTGGAGTATTCAGACAGAAAATCACTTGGCATTACTGTAACACCCGAAATGGAAGTGTTAGTAAAAGCTCCAGCTGATACAAGCTTAGAAAAAGTGAAAGAGAAAATTAGAAAAAAAGCACCTTGGATAATTAAGCAGCAAAGCTTCTTTCTTTCCTTTCAGCCAAAGACACCAAGCCGAAAATACATTAGCGGAGAAACCCATCTATATTTAGGCAGACAGTACCGTTTACAAATTCAAATTGGTAAAGAAGAATCAGTAAAACTAAAAGGGAAATTCATTTTAGTTACAGCAAGCGAAAAATCAAGAGCTAAAGATTTATTGTATGACTGGTACTTGCAACATGCAAGGGCAAAGTTTCATGCCATCGCAACACCACTTATTGAAAAATTCAAGAAGCATAAAGTAGAACCAAGTTCAATTGTGTTGCGTGACATGCCTACACGTTGGGGAAGCTGCACTCCGAAAGGAAAAATCATCTTAAATCCTGAATTGATTAAAGCACCAAAAGGCTGCATCGAATATGTAATCATACACGAACTTTGTCATTTAATTCATCATGGCCATACACAGAAATTTATAGATTTACAGACAAAGGAAATGAAAGACTGGGAAAAGTGGAAAATGAAATTAGAAAAACTATTAGCATGA
- a CDS encoding tRNA dihydrouridine synthase has translation MLSSGNFWKDLKGPLYMLAPMEDVTDTAFRELVMRISTPGLPHILFTEFTSVDGLCHPVGREKVSYRLKVSDSERELLDTLGIKLIAQVWGNDPEKFSSALKYIEEEYSFDAIDINMGCPVKNVVAHGSGSALIDSETQAGEIIAAARESLTLPLSVKTRIGFKYKDTERWISYLLSQPLDAITVHGRIQKQMSEGETDWNEIGRAVGLRNAIAPDIKLIGNGDVSSLEEANEKIAKYGTDGIMFGRGIFRNPWLFYPFNIDIGIKERTEALRLHLDLFKKAWGEGRHFPILKRFFKIYLSDFPGAASFRSAMMDVNSFDEAEYIIESFSMEKIPGS, from the coding sequence ATGCTAAGCAGCGGTAATTTTTGGAAGGATCTTAAGGGTCCGCTTTATATGCTAGCTCCAATGGAGGATGTAACTGATACTGCTTTCAGGGAACTGGTTATGCGGATTTCAACGCCTGGTCTGCCCCACATTCTTTTTACTGAGTTCACTTCAGTTGATGGACTTTGTCATCCTGTTGGCAGGGAAAAAGTAAGCTACCGTCTGAAGGTCTCTGACAGCGAGCGTGAATTGCTCGACACTCTGGGGATTAAACTTATTGCACAGGTTTGGGGTAATGATCCTGAAAAGTTCAGTTCTGCACTAAAGTATATTGAGGAAGAATACAGCTTTGATGCTATAGATATCAATATGGGCTGTCCGGTAAAGAATGTTGTAGCCCATGGCAGTGGATCAGCACTGATTGATTCAGAAACTCAGGCCGGGGAGATAATAGCTGCAGCAAGAGAGAGTCTCACCTTACCTCTGAGTGTAAAAACCAGAATTGGGTTTAAGTACAAAGATACAGAAAGGTGGATCTCCTATCTACTTAGCCAGCCTTTGGATGCAATTACAGTCCACGGACGGATTCAGAAGCAGATGTCTGAAGGTGAAACCGACTGGAATGAGATAGGAAGAGCTGTAGGCTTGCGTAATGCAATAGCTCCCGATATCAAGCTTATAGGAAATGGAGACGTCAGTTCCCTTGAAGAGGCTAATGAAAAGATTGCAAAATATGGTACTGACGGTATTATGTTTGGTAGAGGGATATTCAGAAATCCATGGCTGTTCTACCCATTCAACATCGACATTGGGATAAAGGAAAGAACTGAAGCCCTTAGGTTACACCTGGATCTGTTTAAAAAGGCCTGGGGTGAAGGCAGGCATTTCCCAATCCTGAAAAGGTTTTTTAAGATTTATCTTTCTGATTTTCCAGGAGCAGCCTCTTTCAGATCAGCCATGATGGACGTAAACTCTTTTGATGAAGCGGAATACATAATTGAGTCTTTTAGTATGGAAAAAATACCGGGTAGTTAA
- a CDS encoding rhodanese-related sulfurtransferase translates to MKLHNKYSKEVLLARLQAESFRRRTVSFYRYVNIENPKEFRDQLYLALDSLSCLGRIYVAHEGINAQMNVPEHNIDAFLEYLQSVCELQDMPLKWAIEESKYSFIKLVVRVRPKIVADGLEDGAFDVTNVGKHLSPVEFHELSQKEDVVVVDMRNNYESEVGRFENAICPDAETFREELEDVVETLADKKDKKILLYCTGGIRCEKASAWLKHHGFSDVNQLHGGIIAYVSEIRQKGLESRFIGKNFVFDERLGERVTDHVLGKCYQCGKPCDTHVNCRYDPCHELVIQCSECAEKYGGCCSEECYTNMKSFPWHQKEYRKQLNQLRPVIGEKREKAC, encoded by the coding sequence ATGAAACTCCATAATAAATACAGTAAGGAAGTCCTGCTTGCAAGATTACAGGCGGAATCATTCAGACGTCGTACTGTCTCTTTTTACCGCTATGTAAACATTGAGAATCCCAAAGAGTTCAGGGATCAATTGTATCTTGCCCTTGACAGTTTATCCTGTCTAGGACGTATCTATGTTGCCCATGAGGGAATAAATGCACAGATGAATGTTCCAGAACATAATATTGATGCTTTTTTAGAATATCTGCAATCGGTTTGCGAATTGCAGGATATGCCATTGAAATGGGCTATTGAGGAGTCGAAGTACTCATTCATAAAGTTAGTTGTACGTGTACGGCCCAAGATAGTAGCCGACGGACTGGAGGATGGTGCATTTGATGTAACAAACGTTGGAAAGCACTTATCCCCTGTTGAGTTTCACGAACTTTCGCAGAAGGAAGATGTAGTTGTTGTAGATATGCGCAATAATTATGAAAGTGAGGTCGGCCGTTTTGAAAATGCTATTTGTCCGGATGCTGAAACCTTCCGTGAGGAACTTGAAGATGTTGTAGAAACATTGGCTGACAAAAAAGACAAAAAGATACTACTTTATTGTACCGGAGGTATTCGTTGCGAAAAGGCAAGCGCATGGCTCAAGCATCACGGATTCAGTGACGTAAACCAGCTTCACGGTGGTATTATAGCCTATGTGTCAGAGATAAGGCAGAAGGGCCTTGAGTCACGCTTTATAGGGAAGAATTTTGTATTTGACGAGCGACTTGGAGAAAGAGTTACTGATCATGTCCTGGGTAAGTGTTATCAGTGCGGAAAGCCTTGCGATACGCATGTGAATTGTAGGTATGATCCCTGCCATGAACTAGTAATTCAGTGCAGCGAGTGTGCTGAAAAATACGGAGGATGCTGCAGTGAAGAATGCTATACAAATATGAAGAGCTTCCCATGGCACCAAAAGGAATACAGAAAGCAACTTAACCAATTGCGACCTGTAATTGGAGAAAAGAGGGAAAAGGCATGCTAA